A single window of Paenibacillus sp. SYP-B4298 DNA harbors:
- a CDS encoding histidine kinase, with protein sequence MDEVILVCVYYGPNGERLIRRGGNIANMLNCPLYVLTVDPLPEDELDIEKIHYIAKWKEAAKEYNVKEFIVKYNEKRPVAKVIGDVAKQKHVTQLVLGQTAQSRWKEITKGSFINILLNEIPFVDLHVISVSRELKDQDGFFEKGVRAYLLQDDEGYRLSFNHTQQDVYEGIFYKEVGTDFNNGVFKFMKDNQMLEVHVCDDYVKDLKPLPPLAGNESKR encoded by the coding sequence ATGGATGAAGTCATACTGGTTTGTGTCTATTATGGCCCGAACGGTGAGCGCCTAATTCGCAGAGGGGGCAACATTGCCAATATGCTGAATTGCCCATTGTATGTACTGACTGTTGATCCTCTGCCGGAAGACGAGCTTGATATTGAGAAAATCCACTACATTGCGAAGTGGAAGGAAGCGGCCAAAGAGTATAATGTCAAGGAATTTATTGTGAAATATAATGAAAAACGCCCTGTGGCCAAGGTGATTGGCGATGTCGCCAAGCAAAAGCATGTGACTCAACTTGTTCTGGGGCAGACAGCACAGAGCCGCTGGAAGGAAATTACCAAGGGTTCGTTCATTAATATTTTACTGAATGAAATTCCATTTGTGGATCTCCATGTCATCTCTGTATCGCGTGAACTGAAGGATCAGGACGGATTCTTCGAGAAAGGCGTGCGCGCCTATCTGCTTCAGGACGATGAGGGCTATCGGCTGTCCTTCAACCATACGCAACAGGATGTGTACGAGGGCATATTCTATAAGGAAGTCGGCACTGATTTCAACAATGGCGTATTCAAGTTTATGAAGGATAATCAGATGCTTGAAGTACATGTATGCGATGATTATGTGAAGGATCTGAAACCGCTCCCCCCCCTTGCGGGCAACGAAAGCAAGCGGTGA